The Egicoccus sp. AB-alg2 nucleotide sequence AGTGCACGAACTGCTCGTCCGGTCCTGCCCCCAGCCAGGTGCAGGTGATCCGTCGTTCCTGCTGGCTGCTGGTGACGCGACGCCAGTAGTCCTCGACCGCAGCCCGCCCGGTCATCGGCGGCGTGAACGGCGTGACCTGGTAGGTGGCGTCGTCGGTGAACAGGGCGCCGGCGCCGGCGACGTCGGCGTCCTCCCAGGCGGTGCGGTAGGCCTCGACCCACTCGGCGACGACGGTCGTCGGCGTGTCGGACATCGGTGGCTCCTCAGGAGGCGTCGGCGGCCGTCGGCGCGGGGGCCGGCGAGCGCGGCGCCCCGGTGCCGTGAGCGTCCGTCAGGCCGGCGTCGTCGGCAACTTCTCCACGCCGATGTGCAGGGCCGACGACACGGCGTAGACGACGCCCTCCTCGTCGACCAGGGCACCGCGGGCGCGGACCTTGCGGCCGTCCACGTCGTCGAGGCGAGCGACCGTACGCAGCGGCTCCATCACTGGCGCGTCCCGGAACGCACGTAGGTGGTAGTGGGCCAGCAGCGCGCCCTCCCAGCCGTTGGCCTCCACCTCGTGCCAGGCGGACCACACGGTCGGACAGTCCAACACGGCGGACACCAGCAGCGGGTCGATGACGCCGCGCTCGTTGCCGAGCTCGTCGTCGCACACCCACGGGATGCTGATGCGTCCCTCACCGGCCCATGCCGGCAGGAGCTTCTGTGCGTGCGGGTGGCGCGGGTCGGCGCCGCACACGAAGCAGTGTGGGAACGGCGAGTCCGCCCGGCCCGGCGGGATCGGCACGGTCGCCAGCTCGACCAGGTCGTAGACCCGTGCGGCCGGGTCCTGGCCGGCCAGCTCGACCGTGGCGGCGACCAGCACCTGCTCGCCGTCGCGTGTCTCCACCTCGTAGCGGGCCGTGGTCGTCGTCGGGCGGACGGCCACCTGTAGCGTGCGGCCGAGCGGGGTCGGCGCGAACAGCCGCGCGTCCACGCTGGTCAGCGGGGCGTCGAAGCGGTCGACCGCCCGCGCGGCGTCGATGGCCACGCCGGCGGCGAACCCGCCCTGCAGGATCCCGTCCGGGCCGTCCAGGCCGTCGGGTACCTCGAGGTCGCGCACGAGCCAGCCGTCGACGACGGCGGTCTGCGCGCCGAGGCGGAGCCCGAGAGCGGCGGGGCCGACCGGGACGGGCGCGTCGACGGGGGTCAGGCGTGATCCGTTCATGGCCGCGACCCTAGCGCCGCGCCGGTGCCGATCCGCTGCCGCTCCGGTGCCGGACGACTCGCGCCGATCGCATCGGGTGTGCGCCCCGCGCCGCGCGGATGCTCGGACCCGGCGGCGCGAGGCCCTAGCGTCCTGGTGTCCCCCACCGACCGGTGCAGCCTCACGTGCGTTGTCCCGAGTGCGGCCTCGACGACGACAAGGTCGTCGACTCCCGCCCCACCCCCGACGGCGCGGCGATCCGCCGCCGCCGCGAGTGTCGCGCCTGCGGCGTGCGCTTCACCACCTTCGAGCGCGTGGAGCTGCCGGAGCTGCTGGTGCGCAAGCGGTCCGGCGTCGTGACCCCGTTCTCGCGACAGAAGGTGCTCGACGGCATGGCGCGAGCCGCCAAGGGCCGTGTCCCGCAGGAGGACCTCGAGGTCGCGGCCGCCCGGGTCGAGCAGCAGCTGCGGGCCGCCGGCGGTCGCGAGGTCACCTCGGAGCAGGTGGGCCTGAAGGTGCTCGGGCAGCTCCACGAGCTCGACGACGTCGCCTACGTCCGCTTCGCGTCGGTCTACAAGGACTTCCAGGGCCCCGAGGACTTCGAGGAAGCGCTCCTCACCCTCCGCAAGGAGGCCCCGCCCAAGGCCCCCGACCCCGCCTGACGCATCAGGGCAGTCCCACCGGGACGTCCTCGTGGGGCAAGAGGGCGGCGTCCACGACCCGTCGGTCGCCCAGCGGTTCGGGAAGCGGCAGCGTGAGCGTGGTGTCGGGTGCCTGGAGGCAGTCGCCGAGCGTGCGCGGCGGGTGACGGGTCGCGACGAGCAGGCGCACCTCGTCGTCGGTCACGACCTGCTCCAGGACCTCGATCCGCCCGTCCGGCGGCTCGCCGTCCCCGCAGTTGTTGTCGCGCACGAGTAGCCGCAACTCCTCCGACGTCGCGTCCGGCTCCGCGGCCGGATCGATGGCGACGCTCGCCAGCCACAGGTCCGGCCGCAGCTGCACCCGCGGGTTGCAGGTCGTGTGGGAGACGACCTTCCAGTCGAGGGCTGCGGCCGGCTCCGCGCCGTCGATCGGTTCCACGACGAGCTGGGCGTGGGAGCGGGGCCAGGACTCGACCCGCTCCCGGGTGGTCAGGGCCCGCACGGCGGCGACGCGTGCCGGGCCGACCTCGAGCACGGACCAGCCGGTGGGATGCACGGCGTCCAGGACGACGTCATGGGCGGGATGGTCACGGACGCTGGCCAGGTCGGGTCCGGCTTCGAACTGCTCGGCCGTTCCTTCGACGCCGAGGCAGTCGTAGACCAGGGCGCCGTCGGTGCGGACCGCGTCGACGACACCGCCGTCGGCCAGGTCGGCCGGCACGCCCGGCCCGCCGCCGGCGCAGCCGACCGCCAGGCCCGCCATGACCGCTCCCAGCATCGGCAGCGCCACCCGCACGACCACCCCTTCGTCGACGCCCGGCGCGGCAGGCTAGAGAGCGCGGTGGACGAGATGCGAGCCCGCGGGGTCAGCGGGCCGGGAGCAGGACGACGGTCCAGGCGTCGACCTCGGAGGAACCGAAGCCGTTGAGCTGGCGCAGCTCGTCGAGCTGCCGGCGGGCGTCGACCCCCTCGGGCGCCGTCGCGACGGCGACGTCCCACAGCGTCTCGCCCGGCTGGACCACCACGTGACCGGCGACCTTGTCGGCCAGCTCCGCCTCGGCGCCGACGCGCCCGATGGCGACCGTGAGCAGGAAGGCGACCAGCACGAGGCCGAGCACCGCGACGGCGCGGCGGCGCCACAGGACCGCGGCCGAGGGGCGGCGGGTGGCAGTGGTGGCCGGCAGGGCGATGGTGCTCATCGTGGGCTCCTCGGGTCGTAGGGCCGGGTCGGGGCCGGGGTCGTGCGTCGGGCGGTCGTCGGCGGCCGGTGCGTGCCGTTGGTGGGGAACGCTACGGGCGGGGTGTGACACCGACCCCGACGCGATCGAACGCCTGTTCGTCTGCGAGTGAAGCGAACGCACGTTCGGAGGTCAAGGGGAAACCCGAACGGATGTTCGCATCCGACGCGTCCTCGTGTTACGGTCCCGTCCGTCCGAACGCCCGTTCGTACGCAAGGGGTCCGCCCCCCTGCCACGTCGCGGCGCACGGGCGCCGACGCCGCAAGGAGCCCAGGGTGAGCGAGCAGCCGAACGACGTGAGCGACCTGACCTCGCGCCAGCGGGCGATCCTCGAGGTCATCCATGCCCACGTCGACGCACACGGCTATCCGCCCTCGGTGCGGGAGATCGGGGACGCCGTCGGGCTGAAATCCACGTCGTCGGTCCACGCCCAGCTGGAGACGCTGGAGACCAAGGGCTACCTGCGCCGCGACCCGACCAAGCCGCGGGCGCTGGAGCTCGGGCGTGATCCGATGACGTCGCTGGAGATGCGTCCGGCGTCGTCGCGCAACGTCCCGCTCGTCGGTGACATCGCCGCCGGTGGCCCGATCCTGGCCGAGGAGCAGGTCGACGCGGTCTACGCCCTGCCGAAGGAGCTGGTCGGCGAGGGCCAGTTGTTCATGCTGCGGGTGCGCGGCGAGTCGATGATCGAGGCGGGCGTCCTCGATGGCGACTTCGTGGTCGTGCGCGAGCAGCCGTCGGTCGAGCAGGGCGAGATGTGTGCCGCGCTGATCGACGGCGAGGCGACGGTGAAGTTCTTCCGCCGCACCCGCGCGGGCGAGGTGTTCCTCGACCCGGCCAACGAGGCCTTCGATCCCATCCCCGTGGTGCCCGGTCAGGACGCCCGCATCATGGGCAAGGTCGTCACCGTGATGCGGTCCGTTCGCTGAGACGAGTTTCCGACCCGCTCACACCGCGTCGGACGGGTCGTCGCCGGCGGCCAGTTGGGTCAGCGCGAGCAGCAGGCCCTCGTGGGGCGCCAGGGGCTCGGTGAAGGCGTCGGCGCAGATCTCCACCAGCCAACCCACGCCGTGGCGGGTGACGCCGGTTCCGAGGATCGCGACGTAGCCGTTGGCGGCGAGGAACTCGCGTTCGCTCGGGTCACCGTCCTCGAGCGTGGCGAAGAACACCCCGCCGCGCAGCACGGCCGCCGAGGCCGGGTAGGCGTCCAGTGGGTAGCGGTCACCGGGGGTGACCGGCACCGCACCGGGTCCGACGTCCCCGCGGCGCAGGTACTCGCCGGCACGGATGACCAGGTCGACGCCGTCGCTGTTGGACAGCCACCACGACGCCGCACCGAGCGCGTTGGCGGCACTGGAGGCCAGGGCGGCCAACCGGGACTCGACCCCGCCCTCGGCCGCCTGCACGGCCGTCAGCACCTCGCGGGCCAGCTCCCGGCCGGCGGCGCGCGCAGCGCTGGCGAGCTGGTGGCGGCCACCACCGGCCGCGACGCCGGTCGTGCGCCCGGCCCGGGCGGCCCGGACCTCGCGCTTCTCGCGGTACTGCATCGCGTCGGCCAGGCGCAGCAGCGCCCGTCCGGCCGCGGCCGGGGTCGGCGCGCCGCCGGGCCGGCCGTGCACCAGTGCGTAGCCGCAGGACAGCCCGCCGCCCAGCGGCAGCGCCCGCGTGGCGGCCATCAGCCGGTCGGTGATCTCGCGGATCTCGTCCTCCTCCACCCCCTCGAGCACGAGGCAGAACTCGTCACCACCCATCCGCGCCGCCAGGCCGCCGGGATGGCGTGCGACCTCGCGGGTGAGCACCTCGGCGACGTCGCGCAGCAATCGGTCGCCCTCGGCGTGGCCGCGATGGTCGTTGACGTCCTTGAGGCCGTTGACGTCGCCGAGGACCACCCCGACCGGCCGAGCCAGCTGCTCGCCGGCGAACACCTCCTCGAGGCGCTCGTCGACGGCACGCCGGTTGGCGAGGCCGGTCAACCGATCGCGGTAGGCCAGTTCGTGCAGCACGGCGCGGTCCTGCAGGTGCCGTAGCGCGGCCCCGACCAGTCCGACCAGCGTCTGGCAGATGACGAGATCGAGCTCGCCGAAGGGCGACCGGCCGTGCGCGCGCGTGACGTAGAGCTCGCCCCACACCTCGGCGCCGACGAACACCGGCGAGGACAGCGCCGCGTACTTGCCCAGCGCCACCAGCAGGTCCCGGTCGACCTGCGGCAGATCCGCGTCGTCGACGGTGCCGTGCCAGGCGCGCCCCTGCAGCAGCACGGTGACGAGCTGCCGGTAGCCGTCCAGCCGGTAGGTCTCGTCCTGCGGGCGCGGCTCCTCCCAGTCGGCCAGCTTGCCGTGGTTGCGCAGCACCCGCGTGAGCCCCTCGGCGCGGTCGAAGCGCGAGAGCGCCACGCTGTCCGCGTCGAGGCAACGCAGCGCCACCTCGACGGTGAGGTCGTAGACCTCGTCCTCGTGCTCGCTCCGACCGAGGCGTCGGCCGGCCAGCGCCAGCAACCGGAGGCGCGCGGCGACGGCGGCGGTGTCGCCCGCGACCATGAACTCGTCGGTCAGGTCCCCGTCTCCCGCTCCCAGTCCTCCGGCGGCTCGGCGAACACGTCGATGTCGAGGTACGGCCGCAGCGTGCGTGCGACCTCCTCGTCGACATCGGCAACCAGTTCGGTGCCCTTGACGCCGTGGGCCTCCTTGACGACCTGCCCGCTGCGGTGCGCCAGCGCCACGAGGTCCTGCCGCGCGTACGGGATGTGCGCGGAGATCCGCAGTCGCTGGCCGGGGATGCGCAGCCGGATCCGCTCGACGAGCTCGTCGATCCCGGCGCCGGTGTGGGCGGAGACCAACACCGGGTCCGCGTTGAGCTCGACCTGGACCCGCCGCGCCAGTGCCTCCACCGTCGCCGGGTCGGCGCGGTCGATCTTGTTGAGCACCAGCTGCTCGGGCACGCGGTCGGCGCCGATCTCCTCCAGCACCTCGTGGACCGCGACGACGTGGGCCTCGGCCTCCGGGTGCGACGCGTCGACGACGTGCAGCAGCAGGTCGGCACTGGCCGACTCCTCCAGCGTCGACTTGAAGGCCTCCACCAGCCCGTGCGGCAGCTTGCGCACGAATCCGACGGTGTCGGTCAGCACGATGTCGCGCCCGTCCTCCAGCGGCAGCCGGCGCACGGTCGGATCGAGCGTGGCGAACAGCCGGTTCTCCACCAGCACGCTGGCGCCGGTCACCCGGTTCAGCAGCGACGACTTGCCGGCGTTGGTGTAGCCGACCAGCGCCGCCACCTGGACCCGGTTGCGTTCGCGTTCGGTGGCCTTGGTCTCGCGGATGCGGGCGTAGTCCTTCAGGTCGCGGCGCAGCTTGGCGATGCGACGCATGATCCGCCGCCGGTCGACCTCCAGCTGCGTCTCACCGGGACCGCGGCCACCGATACCGGCACCGCCGGCGGTGCGCCCACCGGCCTGCCGGGACAGCGCCGTACCCCACCCACGCAGGCGCGGCAGCAGGTAGTTGAGCTGTGCCAGCTCGACCTGGGCCTTGCCCTCGCGCGAAGTGGCGTGCTGGGCGAAGATGTCGAGGATCACGATGGTGCGGTCGAGCACCTTCTGCTTGATCCGCTCCTCCAGCGTGCGCTGCTGCGCTGGGGAGAGCTCGTCGTCGAACACGACCGCGTCGGCGCCGTGCGCGGCGACCAGCTCGCGCAGCTCGGCGACCTTGCCGCCGCCGATGTAGGTGGCGGCCTGCGGCGTGTCGAGCCGCTGCACGACACGCTCGACGACCTCGGCGCCGGCGGTGTCCAGCAGGGCCTCGAGTTCGTCGAGGGAGGCGTCGACGTCCGCGGAGGTGCGTCCGGGCAGCTGCACGCCGACGATCACGGCCGCCTCGACGCGCCGGATGATGTCGACGCCCTCGCGAGGGGCGCCCTCCTCGATGACGTCGCGGCGGCGGCGGCGTTCCTCGGCGCGCGAGAGCTGCTCGGCGGTCAGCGTGGTGCCGTCGCCGAGCAGCAGGTCGTCGGGGCGCGGTTCGTCGGCGAGCGAGAACCCGTCCACGCGGTCCTCGAGGGATGCGTCGGTGTCCGAGGGCCGGTCGGGACGCGGGTCGTCGCCGGGGCGGGGGGTGGTGTCGTCGGAACTCAGGGTGCGGTCTCCAGCAGGCCCGCCTGCGCGTCGCGCAGCCAGGCGTCGTCGATCGTGCCGTGCCCGACCTCCACGGCCGGGCCGGTCATCATCACGGATTCTCCAGGGTGCCACCTGACCCTGAGGGTGCCGCCCGGTAGTTCGACCGCGACCTCGCGGTCGACCTGCCCGAGCCGCTGCAGGGCCACCACGGTCGCGCAGGCGCCGGTGCCGCAGGCGGCGGTCTCCCCCACGCCACGTTCCCACACCCGCAGGCGGACGTGGTCGCGGGCGACGACCTGGGCGAACTCCACGTTGGTCTTGGCCGGGAAGGCGGCGTGGGTCTCCACCTGCGGACCGAGCGTGGTGACCGGCGCCGCGGCGACGTCGTCCACCAGCGTGACAGCGTGCGGGTTGCCCATGGACACCACGGAGACGTCGAGGTGGTGGCCGTCGACGTCGACCTGGTGCACGAGCCGGTCGCCGGCCGGCGCGGCGCCGGCGGTTCCGGCGGCTGCGGTTCCGGCGGTTGCCGCGAGGTCGAACGGGACCTCCGTGGGCGTCAGCACGGGTGGGCCCATGTCGACCTCCACCTCGGCGACCGTGCCGTCGGGGTGGCGGGCGACGATGCGCACCGGCTTCGGGCCCGAGCGGGTGGCGACGACCACCGTGCCGTCCTCGCGCGGACGGGCCAGGCCGCGGTCGACCGCGTGCTTGGCGGTGACGCGGACGCCGTTGCCGCACATCTCCACGATCGAGCCGTCGGCGTTGCGGTAGTCCATGAACACGTCGCCGTCGGCCGGGTCGGCGACCGCGCCGATCCGGATCACCCCGTCCGCGCCGATGCCGCGACGGCGGTCGCACAGGGCCCGCACGAGGTGTGCAGGCACGTCGAGGCGGTCCTCGGGGTCGGCGAGGACGACGAAGTCGTTGGCGGTGCCGTGGGCCTTGGTGAAGTCCATCGCGCCAAGGGTACGCGCACGTTCTGGCCGGCACGAGGGTTCGTCCACGGCCGCGCTGCTTGACTCCCGCGCGCCGCCGGCCGGTGGCGCCGCGCCGGCGGCGTCCGTGTGGCGTCGTACCGGCGGCGCTGGAGGTCGGTGGTGCGTTGGGTGAAGCGGATCGCGCTGGGGGTGGCGGCCCTGGTCGTGCTGGTGCTGATCGTCGGGGCGGCCGGTGGCACGGTGATGGTCACCCGGTCGCTGCCCGACCAGGACGGTGACCTCGCGGTCGCGGGGCTCGACGCACCGGTCGAGGTGCACCGCGACGCCTACGGCGTGCCGACGATCGTGGCCGCGACCAGCGCGGACCTGTTCCGCGCACAGGGCTACGTGCACGCCCAGGACCGCTTCTGGGAGATGGACTTCCGCCGGCACGTCACCGCCGGTCGCGTGTCGGAGCTGTTCGGCTCGTCGCAGTTGGACACCGACCGGTTCGTGCGCACGCTCGGCTGGCGGCGGGTCGCGGAGCAGGAACTGGACCTGCTCGAGCCCGAGACGCTGGCGATCCTCGAGGCGTATGCCGAGGGTGTCAACGCCTGGATCGACGACAAGCGCGGCAGCGCGTTGTCGCTCGAGCACGGGCTGCTGCCGGTGGCCGGCGCGCGCGGCTACGCCCCCGAGCCGTGGACGCCGGCCGACTCGGTCGCCTGGCTGAAGGCGATGGCGTGGGACCTGCGCTCGAACCTCGAGGACGAGCTGCTGCGCGGCCGGCTGCAGACGGTCGACCTCGGCCCGGGACGGGACTGGACCGAACTGTTCCCGCCCTACCCCTACCACCGCAACGAGACCATCCTCGCCGAGGAGGACCTGGCCGCTGCCGACGACTGGCTCGCGACCACGGCCGGGGCGGACGCGGAGGACGGCGATGCCGCCGGGACGAGCGACGAGGGCGAGGACGCGGCCGCCGACGACGGTGACGCGGGCGAAGACGATGCCGCAGCCGCCGACGGGGCGTCGCTCGACGCCGCCCTGGATCGGGCCCAGCAGGCCCTGCTGGCGGCACCGCAGCTGCTCGGCGACGGCACCGGTGACGGGATCGGGTCCAACTCCTGGGTCGTCGGCCCGGAGCGGTCCGCCACCGGGGGCGCGCTGCTGGCCAACGACCCCCACCTCGGACCCTCGCAACCCTCGCTCTGGTACCAGGTCGGGCTGCGCTGCGCCGAGGTGACCGACGACTGCCCGTGGCACGCGGCCGGGTTCTCGTTCTCCGGTGTGCCCGGCGTGGTGATCGGCCAGAACGACCGCATCGCATGGGGGTTCACCAACCTCGGCCCGGACGTCGCCGACCTGTACGTCGAACAGCTCGACGGCGAGCGCTACCGCACCGAGGACGGCTGGGCGGACCTGCAGATCCGGACGGAGACCATCGGCGTGGCGGGCGGCGAGGACGTCGAG carries:
- a CDS encoding nuclear transport factor 2 family protein; protein product: MSDTPTTVVAEWVEAYRTAWEDADVAGAGALFTDDATYQVTPFTPPMTGRAAVEDYWRRVTSSQQERRITCTWLGAGPDEQFVHFRAELQVDGGRQVIDGMLAVRIDDHGRCTALREWWHSDADG
- the nrdR gene encoding transcriptional regulator NrdR; amino-acid sequence: MRCPECGLDDDKVVDSRPTPDGAAIRRRRECRACGVRFTTFERVELPELLVRKRSGVVTPFSRQKVLDGMARAAKGRVPQEDLEVAAARVEQQLRAAGGREVTSEQVGLKVLGQLHELDDVAYVRFASVYKDFQGPEDFEEALLTLRKEAPPKAPDPA
- the lexA gene encoding transcriptional repressor LexA — translated: MFASDASSCYGPVRPNARSYARGPPPCHVAAHGRRRRKEPRVSEQPNDVSDLTSRQRAILEVIHAHVDAHGYPPSVREIGDAVGLKSTSSVHAQLETLETKGYLRRDPTKPRALELGRDPMTSLEMRPASSRNVPLVGDIAAGGPILAEEQVDAVYALPKELVGEGQLFMLRVRGESMIEAGVLDGDFVVVREQPSVEQGEMCAALIDGEATVKFFRRTRAGEVFLDPANEAFDPIPVVPGQDARIMGKVVTVMRSVR
- a CDS encoding diguanylate cyclase domain-containing protein; translation: MVAGDTAAVAARLRLLALAGRRLGRSEHEDEVYDLTVEVALRCLDADSVALSRFDRAEGLTRVLRNHGKLADWEEPRPQDETYRLDGYRQLVTVLLQGRAWHGTVDDADLPQVDRDLLVALGKYAALSSPVFVGAEVWGELYVTRAHGRSPFGELDLVICQTLVGLVGAALRHLQDRAVLHELAYRDRLTGLANRRAVDERLEEVFAGEQLARPVGVVLGDVNGLKDVNDHRGHAEGDRLLRDVAEVLTREVARHPGGLAARMGGDEFCLVLEGVEEDEIREITDRLMAATRALPLGGGLSCGYALVHGRPGGAPTPAAAGRALLRLADAMQYREKREVRAARAGRTTGVAAGGGRHQLASAARAAGRELAREVLTAVQAAEGGVESRLAALASSAANALGAASWWLSNSDGVDLVIRAGEYLRRGDVGPGAVPVTPGDRYPLDAYPASAAVLRGGVFFATLEDGDPSEREFLAANGYVAILGTGVTRHGVGWLVEICADAFTEPLAPHEGLLLALTQLAAGDDPSDAV
- the hflX gene encoding GTPase HflX; the encoded protein is MDGFSLADEPRPDDLLLGDGTTLTAEQLSRAEERRRRRDVIEEGAPREGVDIIRRVEAAVIVGVQLPGRTSADVDASLDELEALLDTAGAEVVERVVQRLDTPQAATYIGGGKVAELRELVAAHGADAVVFDDELSPAQQRTLEERIKQKVLDRTIVILDIFAQHATSREGKAQVELAQLNYLLPRLRGWGTALSRQAGGRTAGGAGIGGRGPGETQLEVDRRRIMRRIAKLRRDLKDYARIRETKATERERNRVQVAALVGYTNAGKSSLLNRVTGASVLVENRLFATLDPTVRRLPLEDGRDIVLTDTVGFVRKLPHGLVEAFKSTLEESASADLLLHVVDASHPEAEAHVVAVHEVLEEIGADRVPEQLVLNKIDRADPATVEALARRVQVELNADPVLVSAHTGAGIDELVERIRLRIPGQRLRISAHIPYARQDLVALAHRSGQVVKEAHGVKGTELVADVDEEVARTLRPYLDIDVFAEPPEDWERETGT
- the dapF gene encoding diaminopimelate epimerase; translation: MDFTKAHGTANDFVVLADPEDRLDVPAHLVRALCDRRRGIGADGVIRIGAVADPADGDVFMDYRNADGSIVEMCGNGVRVTAKHAVDRGLARPREDGTVVVATRSGPKPVRIVARHPDGTVAEVEVDMGPPVLTPTEVPFDLAATAGTAAAGTAGAAPAGDRLVHQVDVDGHHLDVSVVSMGNPHAVTLVDDVAAAPVTTLGPQVETHAAFPAKTNVEFAQVVARDHVRLRVWERGVGETAACGTGACATVVALQRLGQVDREVAVELPGGTLRVRWHPGESVMMTGPAVEVGHGTIDDAWLRDAQAGLLETAP